Proteins from a single region of Campylobacter sp. RM16704:
- a CDS encoding TcdA/TcdB catalytic glycosyltransferase domain-containing protein, which translates to MKQEISSFWYTPIGYKGIGLMELLSIKSFLDNKYKFKLYTYNLDDRIFNKLNEIFDNFELKDANEIIPLKNYFSDDRGAGVAAFSDYFRFNMLYKMGGVWVDLDMVCLNQQDLSQEFIFSQEIDDDETKPRITTSFLKFPKGSEFGAFVIKEANEIINNQKTIQWGVIGPCFLAKQVEKYNLKNFTWNYKMTHQIPWCNVKDFIKKSEFDKTQPFLHLYSEMWRSHKLNKNHFYKYGIYGELLKKHQIDILAKEIDFTFSFKDKYHIIFSMLYHTNYYIKHPRRIFIKSNKKK; encoded by the coding sequence ATGAAACAAGAAATCAGTAGTTTTTGGTATACACCTATAGGTTATAAAGGAATAGGATTAATGGAATTATTGTCTATAAAATCTTTTTTAGATAATAAATATAAATTTAAACTTTATACTTATAATTTAGATGATAGAATTTTTAATAAATTAAATGAAATTTTTGATAATTTTGAGTTAAAAGATGCAAATGAGATTATACCATTAAAAAATTATTTTAGTGATGATAGAGGAGCTGGGGTAGCTGCTTTTAGTGATTATTTTAGATTTAATATGCTATATAAGATGGGCGGCGTATGGGTAGATCTTGATATGGTTTGTTTAAATCAACAAGATCTTTCTCAAGAATTTATTTTCTCTCAAGAAATTGATGATGATGAAACAAAACCTAGAATTACAACTTCATTTTTAAAATTTCCAAAAGGAAGTGAATTTGGAGCATTTGTTATAAAAGAAGCAAATGAAATTATAAACAATCAAAAAACAATTCAATGGGGTGTGATAGGACCGTGTTTTTTAGCAAAGCAAGTAGAAAAATATAATTTGAAAAATTTTACTTGGAATTACAAAATGACTCACCAAATTCCATGGTGTAATGTAAAAGATTTTATAAAAAAGTCTGAATTTGACAAAACCCAACCATTTTTACATTTATATTCAGAAATGTGGAGATCTCATAAACTTAACAAAAATCATTTTTATAAATATGGTATTTATGGTGAATTGTTAAAAAAACATCAAATTGACATTTTAGCCAAAGAAATAGATTTTACTTTTTCATTTAAAGATAAATATCATATAATATTTTCTATGCTTTATCATACAAACTACTATATAAAACACCCAAGAAGAATATTTATAAAAAGCAATAAAAAAAAATAA
- a CDS encoding glycosyltransferase family 4 protein: MKILIMDIDITLKGGVARVVSNLANALSKTHQVDILSVYKKNELFFEVDKEINVYFLNDKEQKYTSKDIYRKYKYNVLLYLLFKLKFKYKYFYERMQIYFQNKKIKQFSLKYDVIINNNYFLFNQKNFEKVKTIQIMHGNFIYYSKDLLKNLKYFNTLVILSNKQINEWKKYHKNIQVIPNFIPSILEKSNDYKQKNVLSIGRFELNDEKGFLRLIEIWNLVQKNKKYQDWTLTIVGEGDLKNTIEEKIKENNLENSIILKAFTKDIEKEYLNASTYVMCSHYEGFPMVLLEASSYALPIISFDINTGPSELIENEKSGFLINDGNLKEFAKKLCILMDDESLRKTMGGGAKDIVKVKFSKEVIVKKWEKLIAKT, translated from the coding sequence TTGAAAATATTAATTATGGATATAGATATTACTTTGAAAGGTGGTGTAGCTAGAGTTGTAAGCAATCTAGCAAATGCTTTATCAAAAACACACCAAGTTGATATACTTAGCGTATATAAAAAAAATGAATTATTTTTTGAAGTTGATAAAGAAATTAATGTATATTTTTTAAACGATAAAGAGCAAAAATATACAAGCAAAGACATATATAGAAAATATAAATATAATGTTTTATTATATTTATTGTTTAAACTAAAATTTAAATATAAGTATTTTTATGAAAGAATGCAAATATATTTTCAAAATAAAAAAATAAAACAATTTTCTTTAAAATACGATGTTATAATTAACAATAATTATTTTTTATTCAATCAAAAAAATTTTGAAAAAGTTAAAACTATTCAAATTATGCATGGAAATTTTATATATTATTCAAAAGATTTATTAAAAAATTTAAAATATTTTAATACTTTAGTTATTTTATCTAACAAGCAAATAAATGAATGGAAAAAATACCATAAAAACATACAAGTTATACCAAATTTTATCCCTTCTATCCTTGAAAAAAGCAACGATTATAAACAAAAAAATGTTTTAAGTATAGGAAGATTTGAATTAAATGATGAAAAAGGCTTTTTAAGACTTATAGAAATTTGGAATTTGGTGCAAAAAAATAAAAAATATCAAGATTGGACTTTAACTATAGTTGGCGAAGGTGATTTAAAAAATACCATAGAAGAAAAAATCAAAGAAAATAATTTAGAAAATTCAATTATATTAAAAGCTTTTACTAAAGACATAGAGAAAGAATATTTAAATGCTAGTACTTATGTGATGTGTAGTCATTATGAAGGTTTTCCTATGGTTTTACTAGAGGCAAGCTCTTATGCTTTGCCTATAATATCTTTTGATATAAACACAGGTCCAAGTGAATTAATAGAAAATGAAAAAAGTGGATTTTTAATAAATGATGGAAATTTAAAAGAATTCGCAAAAAAACTTTGCATTTTAATGGATGATGAAAGTTTAAGAAAAACTATGGGGGGGGGTGCAAAGGATATAGTAAAAGTAAAATTCAGTAAAGAAGTTATTGTGAAAAAATGGGAAAAACTGATTGCGAAAACATAG
- a CDS encoding glycosyltransferase family 2 protein: MSQISIILPTYNVEKYIARALESCINQTFKDIEIIVVDDCGDDKSIDIAKEYASKDERIKIIHNKENLGLLKARYEGIKIANSSYIMFLDPDDYLELDACEESNKILKKNNDLDFIWFNFIYHTQDGIKKDTFLKDHFFTTTDYCQYILNQKNICHWNICSKIIKINTYKKAFAYIENNIKLTMAEDALLYFFIILNSKKIATSSLHIYYYFQNQESSVNTNNIIEIQKNLNDEEKVIKILSSFLKSNININKNIFIFLKTMIIQLKMNYLNREIKYNRLKYCYIIYKYKKITNKILQKYYKIIIFLILRIHNE; encoded by the coding sequence GTGTCACAAATTTCTATCATACTGCCAACTTATAATGTAGAAAAATATATTGCTAGAGCATTAGAAAGTTGTATTAACCAAACTTTTAAAGATATAGAAATCATTGTAGTAGATGATTGTGGAGACGATAAAAGTATAGATATAGCAAAAGAATATGCTAGTAAAGATGAAAGAATAAAAATAATACATAATAAAGAGAATTTAGGATTATTAAAAGCTAGATATGAGGGAATAAAAATAGCTAATTCTTCTTATATCATGTTTTTAGATCCTGATGATTATTTAGAACTTGATGCTTGTGAAGAAAGTAATAAAATATTAAAAAAAAATAATGATTTAGATTTTATATGGTTTAACTTTATATATCACACACAAGATGGTATCAAAAAAGATACATTTTTAAAAGATCATTTTTTTACAACAACTGATTATTGTCAATATATTTTAAATCAAAAAAATATTTGCCATTGGAATATTTGCTCAAAAATCATCAAAATAAACACATATAAAAAAGCTTTTGCTTATATAGAAAATAATATAAAACTGACAATGGCTGAAGATGCTTTATTGTATTTTTTTATAATTTTAAACTCCAAAAAAATAGCTACTAGTTCGTTGCATATATATTATTATTTTCAAAATCAAGAAAGTTCTGTTAATACAAATAATATAATAGAAATTCAAAAAAACCTAAATGATGAAGAAAAAGTCATTAAAATTTTATCTTCATTTTTAAAATCCAATATCAATATAAATAAAAATATATTTATATTTTTAAAAACTATGATTATACAACTAAAAATGAATTATTTAAATAGAGAGATAAAATATAACAGATTAAAATATTGTTATATTATATATAAATACAAAAAAATTACTAACAAAATTTTACAAAAATACTATAAAATTATTATTTTTTTAATCTTAAGGATACACAATGAATAA
- a CDS encoding glycosyltransferase family 2 protein has translation MKTVGVVIPIYNVEKYLKECLDSVINQSYTNLEIILVNDGSTDENSLNIAKEYTLKDKRITLFDKKNGGLSSARNVGIEFFSGEYKLKNKTKTIKENSLIEFNIEGNNPYEIYTIYKSYKAFNNEKDLTSFTYPIIDYIIFLDSDDYWELNCIEECVPRMDGVDVLWFDCIEKYDIKINFLKHNSRLKDINIQQECLIGPLQWLIYLRKSKTKDFAFAWSGMINFHFLKNIKLKFKDGIFAEDHLFGILLFSQAKNIYIFPKVFYYYRIRANSLTNQDKKITKDNILPYFKDIFVAFDENATLAKEYFKYASWVQTSLELVRFIENYHERKISSALKDTILYFYIKNAFKVEKFNKDPLYVQEKLKDLNPYKMSKITYKITRLLSSFIK, from the coding sequence ATGAAAACCGTAGGCGTAGTAATCCCCATATATAATGTAGAAAAATATTTAAAAGAATGTTTAGATAGTGTAATCAATCAAAGCTATACTAACTTAGAAATCATACTTGTAAATGATGGTAGTACAGATGAAAATTCACTCAATATTGCAAAAGAATATACTCTAAAAGATAAAAGAATCACTCTTTTTGATAAGAAAAATGGTGGCTTAAGTAGTGCTAGAAATGTAGGTATAGAATTTTTTAGTGGAGAATATAAACTTAAAAATAAAACAAAAACTATAAAAGAAAATTCTTTAATAGAATTTAATATAGAAGGTAATAATCCTTATGAAATATATACTATATATAAAAGCTATAAAGCTTTTAATAATGAAAAAGATTTAACAAGCTTTACTTATCCTATTATAGATTATATTATCTTTTTAGATTCTGATGATTATTGGGAATTAAACTGCATAGAAGAATGTGTACCTAGAATGGATGGGGTGGATGTGTTGTGGTTTGATTGTATTGAGAAATATGATATAAAAATAAATTTTTTAAAACATAATAGCCGCTTAAAAGATATAAATATTCAACAAGAGTGTCTAATTGGTCCATTACAGTGGTTAATATATCTTCGAAAAAGTAAAACGAAAGATTTTGCATTTGCATGGAGTGGTATGATAAATTTTCACTTTCTTAAAAATATAAAATTAAAATTTAAAGATGGTATTTTTGCCGAAGACCATTTATTTGGAATTTTGCTTTTTTCACAAGCTAAGAATATTTATATTTTTCCTAAAGTATTTTATTATTATAGAATTCGTGCTAATTCTTTGACAAATCAAGATAAAAAAATTACTAAAGATAATATACTTCCGTATTTTAAGGATATATTTGTTGCTTTTGATGAAAATGCGACTTTAGCAAAAGAGTATTTTAAATACGCTAGTTGGGTACAAACTAGTTTAGAATTAGTACGATTTATAGAAAATTACCATGAAAGGAAAATTTCTTCAGCGTTAAAAGATACTATTTTATATTTTTACATCAAAAATGCTTTTAAAGTTGAAAAATTTAATAAAGATCCTTTATATGTTCAAGAAAAACTCAAAGATTTAAATCCTTATAAAATGTCAAAAATTACATATAAAATAACTAGATTGTTATCAAGTTTTATTAAATAA
- a CDS encoding polysaccharide biosynthesis protein yields MQIHHNHLLYNNLTKKLSSFIPIKSTRRKLRNHIQYKLEHPKVAHYLSNNYINSFLEGKIPQFSFEKKYHFKNDKIIWQLWYQGKDQTSLAIQKCFKSIQKHMGDEYTIIILDKDTIKDYLDFPPYVIEKLENNFFGEKTITFFSDLLRVSLLATYGGIWCDANIFLSDKIPQELCKKDFFAFERSKTKPNKERLKKLAKSGYFSYGYFNWNEDFKVKVLSSFLIAKTNNDFIKALQDILIFYWKNESSNINHYYFALHVIFELLKEYGFANDTYKNMSDIECHLLQFNAKEKFNPILWDEIQKQSFLHKLTHFKSIKKDSMIDKIILQS; encoded by the coding sequence ATGCAAATACACCACAACCACTTACTTTATAATAATTTAACAAAAAAACTAAGTTCGTTTATACCCATAAAATCAACAAGAAGAAAATTAAGAAATCATATCCAGTATAAGTTAGAACACCCTAAAGTAGCTCATTATCTTTCAAACAACTATATCAACTCTTTTTTAGAAGGAAAAATTCCACAATTTTCTTTTGAAAAAAAATACCATTTTAAAAATGATAAAATCATTTGGCAGTTGTGGTACCAAGGTAAAGATCAAACTTCTTTAGCTATACAAAAATGCTTTAAGTCTATACAAAAACATATGGGAGATGAATACACAATCATTATACTAGATAAAGACACTATAAAAGATTACCTTGATTTTCCACCATATGTTATAGAAAAATTAGAAAATAATTTTTTTGGAGAAAAAACCATAACTTTTTTTTCAGATCTTTTAAGGGTTAGTTTGCTTGCAACCTATGGTGGAATTTGGTGTGATGCAAATATTTTTTTGAGTGATAAAATTCCGCAAGAGTTATGTAAAAAAGATTTTTTCGCTTTTGAGAGATCAAAAACAAAACCAAATAAAGAAAGATTAAAAAAGCTAGCAAAAAGTGGATATTTTTCTTATGGATATTTTAATTGGAATGAAGATTTTAAAGTTAAAGTTTTAAGTAGCTTTTTAATAGCCAAAACAAATAATGATTTTATAAAAGCTTTACAAGATATATTAATATTTTATTGGAAAAATGAATCATCTAATATAAATCATTATTATTTTGCCCTGCATGTTATCTTTGAACTTTTAAAAGAATATGGCTTTGCAAATGATACCTATAAAAATATGAGTGATATAGAGTGTCATTTACTACAATTTAACGCGAAAGAAAAATTCAATCCAATTCTTTGGGATGAAATTCAAAAACAAAGTTTTTTACATAAACTCACGCATTTTAAGTCTATAAAAAAAGATTCAATGATAGATAAAATCATCTTACAAAGTTGA
- a CDS encoding glycosyltransferase family 2 protein, giving the protein MDLKQISVIMIVKNAQKTLKACLESLQEFGEIILVENDSNDDTLKIAYEFSKSYKNIKIYQHKFIGFGPLKNLAISYASNDWIFNIDADELAKKEFLQELRQIEPNKEDIIALPRENLYNGEWIKACGWWPDHVMRVFNKTHTRFNENLVHESLILHEDSKKIKLQNGLRHFAFDDIDGLLDKLQRYSKLWVLQNLHKESSVCKALLRGIWTFFRNYILKKGIFYGYKGFIISTCNGLGAFFKYMKLYELKKQKPKTCALIITTYNQKERLALVLDSVKNLEPLPDEVLVADDGSREDTARLIQAYQKDFPCKLEHIWQEDEGFRAAASRNKAIKASKSEYIILIDGDMILEKNFINDHLKFASLKTILQGSRIILNEKESKELLSKNDFKLAFNKKGFKNQRNTFLAKCVYKFSKLTKKFFKKSQLVKGSKTCNMSFYKSNFEAIEGFNENFIGWGREDSEFVARFLFNNGVFKRLKFNALAYHIYHEENSKNMLEINHQIYLETIKNKKTTWR; this is encoded by the coding sequence ATGGATTTAAAACAAATTAGTGTGATAATGATTGTTAAAAATGCTCAAAAAACTTTAAAGGCTTGTTTGGAGTCTTTGCAAGAATTTGGCGAGATTATTTTAGTAGAAAATGATAGCAATGATGATACTTTAAAAATTGCTTATGAGTTTAGTAAAAGTTATAAAAATATCAAGATTTATCAGCATAAATTTATAGGTTTTGGACCTTTGAAAAATTTAGCCATAAGCTATGCTAGTAATGATTGGATTTTTAATATCGATGCAGATGAGCTTGCTAAGAAAGAATTTTTACAAGAATTACGGCAAATTGAGCCTAATAAAGAAGATATTATAGCCTTACCAAGAGAAAATTTATACAATGGAGAGTGGATTAAAGCTTGTGGGTGGTGGCCTGATCATGTAATGCGGGTGTTTAATAAAACCCATACTAGATTTAATGAAAATTTGGTGCATGAGAGTTTGATTTTACATGAAGATAGCAAAAAGATTAAGTTGCAAAATGGTTTGAGGCATTTTGCATTTGATGATATCGATGGTTTGTTAGATAAACTTCAAAGATACTCCAAGCTTTGGGTTTTGCAAAATTTACATAAAGAAAGTAGTGTTTGTAAGGCTTTGCTAAGGGGAATTTGGACTTTTTTTAGAAATTATATTTTAAAAAAGGGAATTTTTTATGGTTATAAAGGTTTTATCATAAGTACTTGTAATGGCCTAGGAGCTTTTTTTAAATATATGAAATTATATGAGTTAAAAAAGCAAAAGCCAAAAACTTGTGCATTAATCATCACAACTTATAATCAAAAAGAAAGGCTTGCTTTGGTGCTTGATAGTGTTAAAAACTTAGAGCCTTTACCAGATGAGGTTTTAGTAGCTGATGATGGAAGCAGGGAAGATACGGCTAGACTTATACAAGCTTATCAGAAAGATTTTCCTTGTAAGTTAGAGCATATTTGGCAAGAAGATGAGGGGTTTCGTGCTGCAGCAAGTCGCAATAAAGCTATAAAAGCATCTAAAAGCGAATATATCATTTTAATAGATGGAGATATGATTTTAGAAAAAAACTTCATTAATGATCATTTAAAATTTGCTAGTTTAAAAACTATCTTACAAGGTTCAAGAATTATTTTAAATGAAAAAGAAAGCAAAGAACTTTTAAGCAAAAATGATTTTAAACTAGCTTTTAATAAAAAGGGTTTTAAAAATCAAAGAAATACTTTTTTAGCTAAATGTGTATATAAATTTTCAAAACTAACTAAGAAATTTTTTAAAAAATCACAACTTGTTAAAGGTAGTAAAACTTGCAATATGAGTTTTTATAAAAGTAATTTTGAAGCCATTGAAGGTTTTAATGAAAATTTCATAGGATGGGGTAGGGAAGATAGTGAGTTTGTAGCTAGATTTTTATTTAATAATGGAGTGTTTAAAAGACTTAAATTTAATGCTCTAGCTTATCATATCTACCATGAAGAAAATAGCAAAAATATGCTTGAGATTAATCATCAAATTTATCTTGAAACTATAAAAAATAAAAAAACAACTTGGAGATAA